A single window of Kitasatospora sp. HUAS MG31 DNA harbors:
- a CDS encoding helix-turn-helix transcriptional regulator, translated as MGSEEQDTDPRVRMWTPVCQAVALLLGPYAEVVLHDPGTDRVLAIWNPTSGRRPGDPSLLGELDALDPSAHDVFGPYEKLLADGRRLSSVSAVLRDAEGTATAVLCVNLDRTPLEQAAAVLSAFGAPAVARPEPLFEQDWNEQVQHIVGAYVRTCGRPVERLTRADRLAVLARLDDAGVLAVRRTGPAVARALRISRSTLYSLLAELRTPGRPPGEGEAT; from the coding sequence ATGGGTAGCGAAGAGCAGGACACCGACCCCCGTGTACGGATGTGGACCCCGGTCTGCCAGGCCGTCGCGCTGCTGCTCGGTCCGTACGCCGAGGTGGTGCTGCACGACCCGGGCACCGACCGGGTCCTGGCGATCTGGAACCCGACCAGCGGCCGCCGCCCGGGCGACCCGTCCCTGCTCGGCGAGCTCGACGCTCTGGACCCGTCGGCCCACGACGTGTTCGGGCCGTACGAGAAGCTCCTCGCCGACGGCCGGCGGCTGTCCTCGGTCAGTGCCGTGCTGCGCGACGCCGAGGGCACGGCCACCGCGGTGCTCTGCGTCAACCTCGACCGGACCCCCCTGGAGCAGGCCGCGGCCGTGCTCTCCGCGTTCGGCGCCCCGGCCGTCGCCCGCCCCGAGCCGCTCTTCGAGCAGGACTGGAACGAGCAGGTCCAGCACATCGTCGGCGCCTACGTCCGCACCTGCGGCCGGCCGGTCGAGCGGCTGACCCGCGCCGACCGGCTGGCCGTCCTCGCCCGCCTCGACGACGCCGGGGTCCTCGCGGTGCGCCGCACCGGCCCGGCCGTCGCGCGCGCCCTCCGGATCTCCCGCTCCACCCTCTACAGCCTGCTGGCCGAGCTCAGGACCCCCGGCCGTCCGCCCGGCGAGGGGGAGGCCACCTGA
- a CDS encoding roadblock/LC7 domain-containing protein: protein MTDKNDDLIAEMGELRGRVTGVTGVVVSAVDGLLLAADPGGGIDGVDGECLSALAAAALGLAHRGGAATGRNGLRWSTARYGDGYLVMFPVGDMGVLTLLGSGDLDLAGLDGVCERAVARIDRLLTAPRTPAAQG, encoded by the coding sequence GTGACCGACAAGAACGACGATCTGATCGCGGAGATGGGGGAACTGCGCGGGAGGGTCACCGGTGTCACCGGTGTGGTGGTCTCGGCGGTGGACGGTCTGCTCCTCGCCGCGGACCCGGGCGGCGGCATCGACGGCGTCGACGGGGAGTGCCTGTCCGCGCTGGCGGCGGCCGCGCTCGGCCTGGCCCACCGCGGCGGGGCGGCGACCGGAAGGAACGGTCTGCGCTGGAGCACCGCCCGGTACGGCGACGGCTACCTCGTGATGTTCCCGGTCGGCGACATGGGCGTGCTGACGCTGCTGGGCAGCGGGGACCTGGACCTCGCCGGGTTGGACGGCGTCTGCGAGCGGGCCGTCGCACGGATCGACCGCCTGCTCACCGCCCCGCGCACGCCCGCCGCGCAGGGCTGA
- a CDS encoding SpoIIE family protein phosphatase: MVLLTTARERSHPSLPSDPPDRSPQSVTAPARRPTCGVRALLSVRSLAGRVLLVELLIVVLLVGAGVAALVMQARSSTENDARRLTRGVAESFAHAPGLVQALDSPDPSAVLQPQAEAVRKATGVDSVIVISAGFVQLTSPRPSYVGRPYEVPPDVMRNVVPQLYAGRTVTFDLQEPKPRYHSIATAVPVFGPDGTPKGVVASNITLGRVDSVVGAQLPVLLGSAAGAVALAAVATALARRRLLRQTRGLGPGELARMYEHHDAVLHAVREGVLIVGEDGRVMLANDEARRLLDLPADAERRPPAELGLDPETAALLSSTEEVTDGIHQAGDRLLAVNKRPTAPFGGLPGSVVTLRDSTELHDLTHRVEEAGRRSRLLYEAGLRIGGTLDMTRTCEELAEVALSGRFADTVAVDLAETVTRGEDPVPGDRRLRRTALRGSAGDPAPTGVGQALTAADPSPQALGLDGGRAVLAGPDTAGDRPHTVITAPLRAGGGVLGLVEFRRAPGSTPFEPDDLPLAEELAARAAVSVDNARRFTREHGTAAALQRSLLPRTIPEPTALDVAHRYLPASAGIGGDWFDLIPLPGLRTALVVGDVVGHGINAAVAMGRLRTAIRTYASLDLPPDEVLGRLDELVTQTDEECGGFAITGSTCAYAVYDPASGVCTLARAGHLGPALVHPDGTVEYPDAALAPPLGVGGHPFETTELKLAEGSRLVLFTDGLVETREHDLDHGLERLRTALADDGRRTPDETCDAVIRALRTPHPADDVALLIARTGRLAPDQVAEWEVPMDPSAVAPVRNACARRLADWGLDDLGFTTELILSELITNAIRYGTAPVRVRLLRDTSLVCEVSDGSSTAPHLRWAATTDEGGRGIFLVAQLAHRWGTRYTDQGKVIWCEQPIESPA, translated from the coding sequence ATGGTCCTGCTCACGACGGCACGAGAACGTTCCCACCCGTCCCTCCCGTCCGACCCGCCCGATCGCTCCCCGCAGTCCGTGACCGCGCCCGCCCGCCGACCCACCTGCGGTGTCCGGGCGCTGCTGAGCGTGCGCAGCCTGGCCGGTCGGGTCCTCCTGGTCGAACTCCTGATCGTGGTGCTGCTGGTGGGCGCCGGCGTCGCCGCCCTGGTGATGCAGGCCCGGTCCAGCACGGAGAACGACGCCCGGCGACTGACCCGTGGGGTCGCCGAGTCCTTCGCCCACGCCCCGGGACTGGTCCAGGCGCTGGACAGCCCGGATCCTTCGGCGGTGTTGCAGCCGCAGGCCGAGGCGGTGCGCAAGGCCACCGGGGTGGACTCCGTCATCGTGATCAGCGCTGGCTTCGTCCAGCTCACCTCACCGCGCCCCTCCTACGTGGGCCGGCCCTACGAGGTGCCACCGGACGTGATGCGGAACGTGGTGCCGCAGCTCTATGCCGGCCGCACCGTCACCTTCGACCTGCAGGAGCCGAAGCCCCGGTACCACTCGATCGCGACCGCCGTGCCGGTGTTCGGCCCGGACGGCACCCCCAAGGGCGTCGTCGCCTCGAACATCACGCTCGGCCGGGTCGACTCGGTCGTCGGCGCCCAGCTGCCGGTGCTGCTGGGCAGCGCGGCCGGCGCGGTGGCCCTGGCCGCCGTCGCCACCGCCCTGGCCCGCCGGCGGCTGCTGCGCCAGACCCGGGGCCTGGGCCCCGGTGAGCTGGCCCGGATGTACGAGCACCACGACGCCGTCCTGCACGCCGTCCGCGAGGGCGTGCTGATCGTCGGCGAGGACGGCCGGGTGATGCTCGCCAACGACGAGGCCCGGCGGCTGCTGGACCTGCCGGCCGACGCCGAGCGCCGGCCGCCGGCCGAGCTGGGCCTGGACCCGGAGACGGCTGCCCTGCTCTCCTCCACCGAGGAGGTCACGGACGGCATCCACCAGGCCGGCGACCGGCTGCTGGCCGTCAACAAGCGCCCCACCGCCCCCTTCGGCGGCCTCCCCGGAAGCGTGGTCACCCTCCGCGACTCCACCGAGCTGCACGACCTCACCCACCGGGTCGAGGAGGCCGGCCGGCGCAGCCGACTGCTCTACGAGGCCGGCCTGCGGATCGGCGGCACCCTGGACATGACCCGCACCTGCGAGGAGCTCGCCGAGGTCGCGCTCTCCGGACGCTTCGCCGACACCGTCGCGGTCGACCTGGCGGAGACCGTCACCCGCGGCGAGGACCCGGTGCCGGGCGACCGGCGGCTGCGGCGTACCGCCCTGCGCGGCTCGGCCGGGGACCCGGCGCCGACCGGCGTGGGCCAGGCGCTCACGGCGGCCGACCCCTCACCGCAGGCCCTCGGCCTGGACGGCGGACGTGCCGTGCTGGCCGGTCCGGACACCGCCGGAGACCGACCGCACACGGTGATCACGGCCCCGCTGCGGGCCGGCGGCGGCGTCCTGGGCCTGGTCGAGTTCCGGCGGGCGCCGGGCAGCACCCCGTTCGAACCGGACGACCTGCCGCTGGCCGAGGAACTGGCCGCCCGCGCCGCTGTCTCCGTCGACAACGCCCGCCGCTTCACCCGCGAACACGGCACCGCCGCCGCGCTCCAGCGCAGCCTGCTGCCCCGCACCATCCCCGAGCCGACCGCCCTGGACGTCGCGCACCGCTACCTGCCCGCCAGTGCCGGCATCGGCGGTGACTGGTTCGACCTCATCCCGCTGCCGGGCCTGCGCACCGCCCTGGTCGTCGGCGACGTCGTCGGCCACGGCATCAACGCCGCCGTCGCCATGGGCCGGCTGCGCACCGCCATCCGCACCTACGCCTCGCTCGACCTGCCGCCGGACGAGGTGCTGGGACGGCTCGACGAACTGGTCACCCAGACCGACGAGGAGTGCGGCGGTTTCGCGATCACCGGATCGACCTGCGCCTACGCCGTCTACGACCCGGCGTCCGGGGTGTGCACCCTCGCCCGCGCCGGCCACCTCGGCCCCGCCCTGGTCCACCCCGACGGCACCGTCGAGTACCCGGACGCCGCCCTGGCACCCCCGCTCGGCGTCGGCGGCCACCCCTTCGAGACCACCGAACTCAAGCTCGCCGAGGGCTCCCGGCTGGTGCTGTTCACCGACGGCCTGGTGGAGACCCGCGAGCACGACCTCGACCACGGCCTGGAGCGCCTCCGGACAGCCCTGGCCGACGACGGGCGGCGCACCCCGGACGAGACCTGCGACGCCGTCATCCGGGCCCTGCGGACCCCGCACCCCGCCGACGACGTGGCCCTGCTGATCGCCCGGACCGGCCGGCTGGCCCCGGACCAGGTCGCCGAGTGGGAGGTCCCGATGGACCCGTCCGCCGTGGCACCCGTCCGGAACGCCTGCGCCCGGCGCCTGGCCGACTGGGGACTTGACGACCTCGGCTTCACCACCGAGCTGATCCTCAGCGAACTGATCACCAACGCCATCCGCTACGGCACGGCACCGGTCCGGGTCCGGCTGCTCCGCGACACCAGCCTGGTCTGCGAGGTCTCCGACGGCAGCAGCACCGCCCCCCACCTGCGCTGGGCCGCCACCACGGACGAGGGAGGCCGGGGCATCTTCCTGGTCGCCCAACTCGCCCACCGCTGGGGCACCCGGTACACGGACCAGGGCAAGGTCATCTGGTGCGAGCAGCCGATCGAGAGCCCGGCCTGA
- a CDS encoding pyridoxal phosphate-dependent aminotransferase, translated as MTRLPDFRLETHFSRWEFTARHHLTASDVQTMTLGELLALADDEDRAAFENLPLGYTETFGDPALREVIAATYERAEAADVICFAGAEEALYLAMNVLLDAGDHAVVVTPNYQAAETVPLALCEVTGVALDPDRDWALDLDAVRAALRPNTRVVSVNFPNNPTGKVIPAAEFTELVRLCDERGIHLFSDEVYRGLERDPARALPQAADLSDRALSLNVTSKALGLPGLRIGWITCRDRELLSRLERAKHYTTICNSAPSEVLARIALKARTTILERNRSLIARNLPLFEEFFAEFPDLFDWRAPDGGCVAYPRYLGPDGVEEFCTRLVEEAGVLLLPASIYHSDLTPTPTDRFRIGVGRAEPEAGLTAFRTWLKARR; from the coding sequence ATGACCCGCCTGCCCGACTTCCGCCTGGAAACCCACTTCTCCCGCTGGGAGTTCACCGCCCGCCATCACCTCACCGCCTCCGACGTCCAGACCATGACCCTCGGCGAGCTCCTCGCCCTGGCCGACGACGAGGACCGCGCCGCCTTCGAGAACCTCCCGCTGGGCTACACCGAGACCTTCGGCGACCCCGCGCTGCGCGAGGTGATCGCGGCGACGTACGAGCGGGCGGAGGCCGCCGACGTGATCTGCTTCGCCGGCGCCGAGGAGGCGCTGTACCTGGCGATGAACGTGCTGCTCGACGCCGGGGACCACGCGGTCGTGGTGACCCCCAACTACCAGGCCGCGGAGACCGTGCCGCTCGCCCTGTGCGAGGTCACCGGCGTCGCCCTCGACCCCGACCGGGACTGGGCGCTGGACCTCGACGCCGTCCGGGCGGCCCTCCGGCCCAACACCCGGGTCGTCTCCGTGAACTTCCCCAACAACCCCACCGGCAAGGTGATCCCGGCCGCCGAGTTCACCGAGCTGGTCCGGCTGTGCGACGAGCGGGGCATCCACCTCTTCAGCGACGAGGTCTACCGCGGCCTGGAGCGCGACCCCGCCCGGGCGCTGCCGCAGGCGGCCGACCTGTCCGACCGCGCGCTCTCCCTGAACGTCACCTCCAAGGCGCTCGGCCTGCCGGGCCTGCGGATCGGCTGGATCACCTGCCGCGACCGGGAGTTGCTCTCCCGGCTGGAGCGCGCCAAGCACTACACCACCATCTGCAACTCCGCCCCCAGCGAGGTGCTGGCCCGGATCGCGCTCAAGGCCCGCACCACCATCCTGGAGCGCAACCGGTCGCTCATCGCCCGGAACCTGCCGCTCTTCGAGGAGTTCTTCGCCGAGTTCCCCGACCTCTTCGACTGGCGGGCCCCGGACGGCGGCTGCGTCGCCTACCCCCGCTACCTCGGCCCGGACGGGGTCGAGGAGTTCTGCACCCGCCTGGTCGAGGAGGCCGGCGTCCTGCTGCTGCCCGCGAGCATCTACCACTCCGACCTCACCCCCACCCCCACCGACCGCTTCCGCATCGGCGTCGGCCGCGCCGAGCCCGAGGCCGGACTCACCGCCTTCCGTACGTGGCTGAAGGCCCGCCGATGA
- a CDS encoding ornithine cyclodeaminase family protein, translating into MSLPVLDGDAVRRVATPRLVLDATRDALIAHAHGRTTVPPPLHLEFPEADGDCHVKAGRVDAGPDFTVKIATGFYRNPAAGLPANHGLVCVISARTGRVRAVLDDGGLLTAWRTAAAGALLTHAMARPDATTLGIFGTGEQARLQAEWLARLRPIGTVLVHGRTPDRARALCAELTALGLRARPATDREAAAADMVVTTTPATTPVLRADHVRPGTHVTGIGTDMPHKNELPPALLARAALIATDDHQQCLDHGDFGHAVRAGAVTADADTPAGLLLETPLHRPAEAVTVADLTGVGAVDAALASAVLGHLAEREPEAG; encoded by the coding sequence ATGAGCCTCCCGGTCCTCGACGGCGACGCCGTCCGGCGGGTCGCCACTCCCCGGCTGGTCCTCGACGCCACCCGCGACGCCCTGATCGCCCACGCCCACGGCCGCACCACCGTGCCGCCGCCGCTGCACCTGGAGTTCCCCGAGGCCGACGGCGACTGCCACGTCAAGGCGGGCCGGGTCGACGCCGGGCCCGACTTCACCGTCAAGATCGCCACCGGGTTCTACCGCAACCCCGCCGCCGGCCTGCCCGCCAACCACGGCCTTGTCTGCGTCATCAGCGCCCGCACCGGCCGGGTCCGGGCCGTCCTGGACGACGGCGGCCTGCTCACCGCCTGGCGCACCGCCGCCGCCGGCGCCCTCCTCACCCACGCCATGGCCCGCCCCGACGCCACCACCCTCGGCATCTTCGGCACCGGGGAACAGGCCCGCCTCCAGGCCGAATGGCTGGCCCGGCTCCGTCCGATCGGCACCGTCCTCGTCCACGGCCGAACCCCGGACCGGGCCCGGGCCCTCTGCGCAGAGCTCACCGCCCTGGGCCTGCGGGCCCGGCCGGCCACGGACCGGGAGGCCGCCGCCGCCGACATGGTCGTCACCACCACCCCGGCCACCACCCCCGTCCTCCGGGCCGACCACGTCCGGCCCGGCACCCACGTGACCGGCATCGGCACCGACATGCCGCACAAGAACGAACTCCCGCCGGCTCTCCTCGCCCGCGCCGCCCTGATCGCCACCGATGACCACCAGCAGTGCCTGGACCACGGCGACTTCGGTCACGCCGTCCGCGCCGGCGCGGTCACCGCGGACGCCGACACCCCCGCCGGCCTCCTCCTCGAAACCCCCCTCCACCGGCCCGCCGAGGCCGTCACCGTCGCCGACCTCACCGGCGTCGGCGCCGTCGACGCCGCCCTCGCCTCCGCCGTCCTGGGCCACCTGGCCGAACGGGAACCGGAAGCCGGGTAG
- a CDS encoding MarR family transcriptional regulator, producing MRVTGEEPTGLATALALAAGDPRPCALAVAGDPGGVVHLSGGAVTAVLSPGAPDAVRVLLASGRVSEHDWSTLQHPAATGRLGPELLSRALVGPQELQVVCMMAAADAAFAMAAGRIEGCTPAATCPSPALAAPQGIAPDWLLQETERRLAALASLRTPLSPGTDRVRATPAARTSELPGARRDILRYADGRLSAGGIALLLGRGLFAVTIELSRMAGEGLVEVAAPEPAPQPHPCPQPYPQERAVADQPPPPRALGRLPLRRRGASGINDVLPLRPLAARHARPADRAP from the coding sequence ATGCGGGTGACCGGCGAGGAACCCACGGGACTCGCCACGGCGCTGGCCCTGGCCGCGGGTGACCCCCGGCCCTGCGCCCTGGCCGTGGCCGGCGATCCGGGGGGAGTCGTCCACCTGTCCGGCGGGGCCGTCACGGCCGTGCTGTCGCCGGGGGCACCGGATGCCGTCCGCGTCCTGCTGGCCTCGGGCCGGGTGAGTGAGCACGACTGGTCGACGCTCCAGCACCCGGCCGCCACGGGCCGGCTCGGCCCGGAGCTGCTCTCCCGCGCGCTCGTGGGCCCGCAGGAGCTCCAGGTCGTGTGCATGATGGCCGCGGCGGACGCCGCCTTCGCGATGGCCGCGGGCCGCATCGAGGGCTGTACGCCGGCCGCCACCTGCCCGTCCCCCGCGCTGGCCGCCCCGCAGGGCATCGCCCCCGACTGGCTGCTGCAGGAGACCGAGCGGCGCCTGGCCGCGCTCGCGTCCCTGCGGACCCCGCTGTCACCGGGCACCGACCGGGTACGCGCCACACCCGCCGCCCGCACCTCCGAACTCCCCGGCGCCAGGCGGGACATCCTGCGGTACGCCGACGGCCGCCTCAGCGCGGGCGGCATCGCGCTCCTGCTCGGGCGCGGCCTGTTCGCCGTGACCATCGAACTCTCCCGGATGGCCGGCGAAGGGCTGGTCGAGGTGGCGGCCCCCGAACCGGCGCCGCAGCCGCACCCGTGCCCGCAGCCGTACCCGCAGGAGCGGGCCGTGGCGGACCAGCCTCCCCCGCCCCGGGCGCTGGGCCGCCTGCCCCTGCGCCGCCGCGGCGCCAGCGGGATCAACGACGTGCTCCCGTTGCGGCCGCTCGCCGCCCGCCACGCCAGGCCGGCCGACCGGGCGCCGTAA
- a CDS encoding ATP-binding protein, whose translation MTASPTTPPASTGPAARRHGPPHPVPAPPHPVPAQARPAGTRGARAAACTQAVTPSAPPDLRSFAVETARRWRIPQDALDAVSVVVTELVGNVVVHSGSAEVTVLLTQRAGHLTVEVKDLGRWRCRPEPPRSTEAAVPAGGRGLKLVRQAAGCWLAVMTPTGTRVTVRVPVAATPGRPGSADAGGP comes from the coding sequence GTGACTGCCAGCCCGACGACACCCCCGGCCTCCACCGGCCCGGCCGCCCGCCGTCACGGCCCGCCCCACCCGGTTCCGGCCCCGCCCCACCCAGTTCCGGCCCAGGCCCGTCCGGCCGGGACCCGGGGCGCGCGGGCGGCCGCGTGCACCCAGGCGGTCACGCCCTCCGCCCCGCCGGACCTGCGGTCCTTCGCCGTGGAGACGGCCCGCCGCTGGAGGATCCCGCAGGACGCGCTCGACGCGGTCTCCGTGGTGGTCACCGAGCTGGTGGGCAACGTCGTCGTCCACAGCGGGAGCGCCGAGGTCACGGTGCTTCTCACCCAGCGCGCCGGGCACCTCACCGTCGAGGTCAAGGACCTCGGCAGGTGGCGGTGCCGCCCCGAACCGCCCCGGTCCACGGAGGCCGCGGTGCCGGCCGGCGGGCGGGGACTGAAGCTGGTCCGGCAGGCCGCCGGCTGCTGGCTGGCCGTCATGACACCGACCGGAACCCGTGTGACGGTCCGGGTCCCGGTGGCCGCCACGCCCGGTCGACCGGGTTCCGCCGACGCGGGAGGCCCCTGA
- a CDS encoding AraC family transcriptional regulator, which yields MTTNSSDRAPFPGTHRSTSATIRPSILWYLAAVVGERGVDLGPALTSAGLDQAVLESPELRVSYRQGCTVIERALELTADPRLGLAVGAVQTLTAWGPLGFALLASDTLRDAVELGIRYQNLAGAMLVFSMRDDEGPRPGFELRVDMPDPEVDPAVGVFLIDEALSSTVALIRLGVGDSFAPRLAEFTYPRPADTAAHTEWYRCPLRFGTDANRLLVPPEWARTPMPQRDPRTLASIIGMIDEAFSPRREQQDLLEVLEVSVTRSLPTVPSLADQAQRHSTSERTLRRRIAECGTTYEAIVDGVRREQVEQLLRRTPLTLREVARRVGFADERALRRAVQRWHGVGPTELRRMLGERAEAAPA from the coding sequence ATGACGACGAACAGCTCCGATCGGGCGCCGTTCCCCGGAACGCACCGGAGCACCTCGGCGACGATCCGGCCGAGCATCCTGTGGTACCTGGCCGCGGTCGTCGGCGAGCGGGGTGTCGACCTGGGGCCCGCGCTGACCTCCGCGGGCCTCGACCAGGCCGTTCTGGAGTCCCCGGAGCTCCGGGTCTCCTACCGGCAGGGCTGTACGGTCATCGAGCGGGCCCTGGAGCTGACCGCGGACCCCCGTCTCGGCCTCGCCGTGGGCGCCGTGCAGACCCTCACGGCCTGGGGGCCGCTGGGTTTCGCCCTCCTCGCCAGCGACACCCTGAGGGACGCCGTCGAACTGGGGATCCGCTACCAGAACCTCGCCGGGGCCATGCTGGTCTTCTCCATGCGGGACGACGAGGGCCCCCGCCCGGGCTTCGAGCTGCGCGTCGACATGCCCGACCCGGAGGTGGACCCCGCGGTCGGGGTGTTCCTGATCGACGAGGCGCTCTCCAGCACGGTGGCTCTGATCCGGCTGGGCGTCGGCGACTCGTTCGCCCCGCGCCTGGCCGAGTTCACCTATCCCCGCCCGGCCGACACCGCGGCGCACACGGAGTGGTACCGGTGTCCCCTGCGCTTCGGCACCGACGCCAACCGTCTGCTGGTCCCGCCCGAGTGGGCGCGGACCCCCATGCCGCAGCGGGACCCACGCACGCTCGCCTCGATCATCGGGATGATCGACGAGGCGTTCTCCCCGCGCCGGGAGCAGCAGGACCTGCTGGAGGTCCTGGAGGTCTCCGTCACCCGCAGCCTGCCGACCGTGCCCTCGCTCGCCGACCAGGCGCAGCGGCACTCGACCAGTGAGCGCACGCTGCGGCGCCGGATCGCGGAGTGCGGCACGACGTACGAGGCGATCGTGGACGGGGTGCGCCGGGAGCAGGTCGAGCAGTTGCTGCGCCGGACGCCGCTGACGCTGCGCGAGGTGGCCCGGCGGGTGGGGTTCGCCGACGAGCGGGCGCTGCGTCGCGCGGTCCAGCGCTGGCACGGAGTGGGGCCGACGGAGCTGCGGCGGATGCTCGGCGAACGGGCCGAGGCCGCCCCGGCCTGA